In Mycteria americana isolate JAX WOST 10 ecotype Jacksonville Zoo and Gardens chromosome Z, USCA_MyAme_1.0, whole genome shotgun sequence, the sequence GTACCTtacagtggtggtggtgggggtgtgtTCAGTGGTTTCTGTGCATATTGGGTATATGAATAAGATTACAGCCTTTGCCTTCACAAAGGAGCTTGAAATGCCTGAGGGAATCCGGTCAGGTTGTCTTTCTTTAGAATGCAAATCagatagaatcgtagaatcatagaatagtttcgGTTGGAGGGGACCTAtaaaggtcatttagtccaacccccctgcaatgagcagggacatcttcagctagatcaggttgctcagagccccgtccaacctgaccttgaatgtttccaggcacagggcatctaccacctctctgggcaacctgttccagtgtctcaccaccctcattgtaaaaactttcttccttatatctagtctaaatctaccctcttttactttaaaaccattaccccttgtcctatcacaacaggccctactaaaaagtctgtccccgtctttcttataagccccctttgtaaggccacagtaaggtctccctggagccttctcttctccaggctgaataacgccaactctctcagcctttcttcacaggagaggtgctccaaccctctgatcatttttgtggccctcctctggacctgctccaacaggtccatgtctttcctgtgccaagggctccagagctggatgcagtactgcaggtggggtctcaccagagcagagtagaggggcagaatcatctccctcaacctgctggccacgcttcttttggtgcagcccaggatgtgattggccttctgggctgcgagcgcacgttgtcAGCTTATGTTCAggattgtcagctcatgtccagatATGTAATGTTTATTTCTACAAAGGACCTTTTTGTTTCTTGTATGAACCAAAAGTCTGCTTGAGATATTTGaagccagcacagcacagcagatTGGATGCATCTTGTAATGGTGTCTGTGTTTTCCTTCACTCTGGCCATGACTTCATTTGTGAACTTTGTCAGGTCTGCCAAGTGCCTCAAACCTTTTCAGTCTGTCACCTGACAAATGAGATTTACTTGCCTATTTCAATATCCATaaattttttaacattatttttcatggTTAATGGCCTCAAATTTTAaggcttactttaaaaaaaaaaaagttgtctttaatGAAGTGTCTTTAATCCATCTCGATTTTACAATTTTATCAGCTAAATCAATTAAGGACTGAAGGAAGATGTCACTTTTTATGACAGATCTTGATTCCAAAGTGAGAATTGCTCAAGACAAGCACTACTGGCTAGTATAAAGTTTTTATACTAACCCACGTTACTGATGTTTAGGATCCTTCCTCTCCCCGAGGGAGCCCAGCACACTCTCCACGGGAGAATGGCTTGGACAAGACTCGATTACTGAAGAAAGATGCGCCAATTAGTCCAGCGTCTATTGCATCCTCCAGCAGTACTCCTTCCTCCAAATCCAAAGAACTTAGCCTTGTAAGTGCTTCAAAATGCTCCTGACCCCTGATCATATGCTGAAACACATGCTTACCAGATTTCTGTCTGGACACAATTTGGATTTCCACAGCTATCAGTAAAGCACTATGAAGCAtcaatttaaaatgtgtttaatttatcTCTTCAGgggaatttaataaaataatgagaacatccacagcctttttttGGGTTAGGAAGAGGTTATTTTCACTGGTGCTGTGGGTAGATGATAGATGTGTTGTGCTGAGAGACGTTTTTCTCCTCCCCCATATGAAAAACTGTCATTCTGAGAATAAATAAGAGTACACAGGGGTTTCTTGAGCTGTTTTTCTGTACTGTGGTTTATAGCAAATTCAGTTCCCTGCTTGGATGTGATTTGGTTGTTAGCTTTGTTTGAATTACCAGGCCATATACAAcaacaataatttttattttctatctaAAAAGTAATCTGTCATTTACAAGAGCCTTCCTTGACTTGCATTGCAAAtcacaatgcaaaaaaaaccaagagctgCCTGCAAGTCAGGGgtgttctttcctttcctgtttgtgACCACAGTTAATCACCTTCCTGAGCTGCACAGTAACTCCCCTCTCAGTTCTTCACAGGTCAGGTACgtgattatttaaagaaataaaataaataaaagaaagcttaaagTGAATGTAGTTCTCTGGAAGGGTGATGGAATGACAGGTTCAGGTCCAGGAGTCAGTGATTTGTCTGATGAACAAGCTTGTCACAAGAGCAGCATTGCACAGTGCCTGACTTTATAACCATCACTGTCTCGTCCTGTGTTTCCAGCACCACATTTGGGCATGAGTTGTTGGTCagttgtaggttttttttctgctcttcttgtCCAGCCAGCAGTTGCCTTTCACAGAAACTCATAATTGTAATGGGAGCAGGTCCACCATGAGGAGAGTGAGACCACTGACAGATTTCACATATGCCGCCAATATAATTGTCAGACGGCGATGATTTCAGTCATGGACCTTATTCTGAATCATAAGGATGCCCCCGACAAGGAAAGCTGTGAAGGCTGTAGTTAATTTCCAAAGCCATTCCGTCTTTTTCAGTGtctctgcagcttctcttcaTTGTCAGGGACTGTTGAAACCCAAAAGCTAAATCTCACTGATCATGCACAGTCTGGTTGTCATTGGCTCTCTTTCCAACTGCTagctaaaaaagtaaaataactaaCAAACtgtcttccattttcctttttggtgTTTAGAATGAGAAATCTACCACTCCTGTGTCTAAATCAAATACCCCAACTCCACGGACTGATGCCCCAACTCCGGGCAGCAACTCCACTCCGGGACTGAGGCCAGTGCCTGGCAAACCCCCAGGTGTGGATCCGCTAGGTTAGTGTCCATATTCTGATGGTGTGAAAAGGTGGCCATTTGTCACTAACCAGGCTCCCTTTAAGTCTGCAGTGACAGGGCAGTATATTACAGCTGCTTAAACTGGATGCTCAGCTGGTTCTTCAGCACCTCAGCACTTTAGtacagcatgtgtgtgtgtgtgtgtgtgtatattttatttatttatttatttatttatttatttatttatttatttatttattttactgtttgccAAACTCACATTTCATCTGATGGGTCTGGGCTGGCTGTGTgactcctctctttttttcccctcaatagcTTCAGGTTTAAGGACACCTATGGCAGTGCCGTGTCCTTATCCTACTCCATTTGGGATCGTGCCACATGCTGGTATGAACGGGGAGCTGACTAGCCCTGGAGCTGCCTACGCCGGTCTACACAATATTTCCCCTCAAAtgagtgcagcagctgcagcagcagcagcagcagcagcttacGGGAGATCTCCGGTGGTAAGTGTTTGCCGCTAGTGCGTTTGGTCTTGAAAGCAGTTTATATTAAATGTAAGACCTGCGGGGTTAAATCTAGTTCAGTCTCTTTGTGATTTGGGGAGTGTGCTATGGAGAACATGAATTAAACAGTCTTCCTTTGCCTAACTCCATCTTTAATACACCTTTTTGTTTTGACTGGGGAAAACTATAGGTTGGTTTTGATCCACATCATCACATGCGAGTCCCAGGCATCCCTCCCAATCTCACAGGCATCCCAGGAGGAAAACCGTGAGTATCAAACATGCAACTTTAAAAGTCAATCATCTGTTAAGTTGTGTTCCCTTGCTGGCTGGAATTCCTCTTAGCTACTGAAAACTATTGTGCGAATAGGAATAAATATAGCTATTTGGCAAGGGCAGGAGAAACACTGTTTAATCTTAAAGGTGCATTTGGAAATTTGTTTTGAAGACTAATAGCAGCCAACAAGGACTGGGTGGCATAGAGtaaaggagacagaaataaatggaaaaaggagCTGAACTTCAAGGTGTTACATGCTGAATCTGACTGGTTGGTTTATATGGAAATGCAAACTGGAATGGGATCTCAGCTTTCCATCTCCACTGTACTCTGCTGCTCAgtttaaaaaagtgatttcttttttcacaaaaGCCTTGCAATTATTTGCAAACTTATCAGCTGCTATGAACAGCAGTGTGCAGAGAAAGGAACACCAGCAATGTGCAGAGAAAGGAACACCAAAACGTTTTGTTTGATTGAAAATACTGGAAAGAATTATCGTATCACAGTGTTCAAATTCTTCCTTGATGGAACTGACCGTAGAAGGTGACATGCTCTACCAGGCTTCGCTTGTTGTGAGCCTCAGAAAAAGAATTACACAGATATGAAGAACTCTCTGCTCACATCCCTCTTGAgtaagagaggggaaaaaataaaacagtgatgcAAACCATATTGATCCAGATTTTATGTAAGGGTCCTCAGGTTCCACTTCTCGCATGACACTTGTGGGAAACTGTGACCAGCTAATACTGGAGAGTTTGAAGGGGAGGGGTTGTCTGTGCCATTCTTTCTCTCACGCTCGTACATATGAACATGTTTGTGGAGGAGTGGTTGGGGGTTAGTAACACACTTGCACGCGTGTGAGTAAACGCGTACACTTACCTGCCAGTGAGCTTATGGACATGCAGGATTAATAACGTATCATGGTGACAAGTGATCAGTCCTAGTGCCTGTAACTGCTCTTGTACATAATGTGTCACACAAATCATAAACCATGTCCAGCTCTCTCAGACGTCACACACTAGTTACCACCTCAAGTTGACTTTTCTGCTAGTTGTGTTGCCCTGGTAGGTCGCTGCGTAAGGCGAGTTTGGAAATTGGTGTGCAGCAGCTTCTGGACCAGCTGCCTGCATTAAAAATTCTGCAGGGCACAGATCTTCATCATACACATGCAGCAGGTACTTAGAAATGTCTTGATGTAATGTTCAAATGTTCGCTGGGTTCAAGTTTATCCTTGGTGGAGTCGGTTGCCTGGAAGCAAGGGTGACCGGCTCTACCAGGCTTTGCTTGCTGTGGTCTGAGAAATGGCAATACCAGGGGTGCAGCGACCTCCCTGCTCACATCTCACTCATGTTAGAGATGGGGGGAATAAAACATGAGACAAACTGAAATCAAACCGGTTGAATTCTGGTGCATCTCCAAGGTTTTTGAATGTTGTTGACATATTAATGactgttttaaacatttaaatgtaacTGTCATTTGTCTGCCATAGCACCTGAAACCTTTGAAATCTGTGGTTGTTTTAGCATGATtgcattgatttttcttcatcttaagtGCAGTACTTTTCACAGCTATGGTTCAGGATTGTTGCTTTCTCatttactcttcctttcccttaGAGCAAAAGTTGTATAAATTCTCTGCACTGTTGAGTGTCTGTTGAAATGGAGCGGGCAGCGTGTGGCACATCAGGGATCTGGGCCCTAATAACTCTCTTTTCACTTTGGAAATATATCAAAATGCTGAGGATTGTACAATATATAAATAGAAAAGGTAGCtaatgtgaaaagaagaaaaaagtgctcGCCAGGTGTTTATAGTGTCAGATATTTGTAAGATATTTAGAGTACTTCAAATAAGCAACATGCGGTGTTAGTTctcagagtggggaaaaaaaaaaaccactcaaccACCACAAAACCAGACCAAGCAACAAAGCAACAGTTTAATCACACGTGCTGGTATGGAGTAATGAATACAGTGAGAATAATGGAGTCACAGATCACTCCAGATCTaagctttatttctgtaattGTTAAATATGTTCCCTGTGTACTTTATAAGCATGCTAAAAATCACTTTGGCTGACAGAAGTATCATACATTCAGTGCTGAACATGGCTCTGCAGAGAGTGACTGcatacagaaatcagaaaagatGATAATGAAGTTCCACTTGTTTTGTTAGAGATTTCAGGTGACCATCAGATGCTTTTTTCAGTACCTTCCTGCAGCAAACAGGAATTAGGGACATAACAAGGAAGATATTTCAGATTCCTGTGGTGATAATCGAACCCTAATTCTACTCATATAGGCAGTTTGCTGCTTCTGACAACCACAGAAATCTGTCCTATCCTTTCCTGAATGTGTTTAATGTCAAAAAATGGAGAATGATGTGATCTGTCACTCAGACCTGCTGGAACAAGAAACAGAGCACAGGATGAGAAGAGTGTGTCAGGCTCTGAGAATAGGGCAGAAAGGTGAATATACAGTTGCATTTTGTCCCACTGAAAATTATTGTTCTAGTGTTAATGCCCTATGAATCTTAAATAACAAATTCAGTAGTTGAATTCTGAAGACTGCCTTCTTTGGTGACTTTGAAGTAATAATTAAGGAAGTGATCTTCCTAAGTGTTCTCACAAAACGATTTTTTTTGGTGAGCTCTTCTCATCCCACCATTGTGACAATGGATTTTTCATCAGCACTATGATGATTTTTTAGGTCTAAGGAAATTAAGTACCTCGTATGTGTAGGTGACCCCTCTTATAAAGTTTGTGCTCTTGTAATAGATGTGATGTGTCAGGTAGCGTCTCAGAACAAGACAATTTCACAACCTAACTGTTCTCCCTGGAAAATATTCTGAGAGGAAGCTGTTGATAGGTTATTCACAGGTGGCATAACTGGCAGTCACACAACACATTTTTTCTCAGTGAGAGCCCTGATTCTGGCAAGAGAAATTGGGATTTGTAGTTGTTGTGTCAggtccacacaaaaaaaaaaaaaaagaaaaaaaaaaaaagaaaggggaaaaaaaaagaaaggaaaaaaaagaaaaagaaaaaagacagcaagcccaaaagaagggaaaaaattccAGTGCATTTTTGCTGGTCTGTCATGTCAGATGTCAGCAACTGTGCCTTGAGGACTTGACAGTGGAGGTTTCACTGCACCCTTAGGTATAGTGCCTGGGCAGTTTCATTTGAGGGGCATGGGACCCACAGTGCGTTTGGGGCAGCTTGGCAGCAGTCCAGCTGAAGTTTGCACATTACAGTCAGTAAGGGAGCAAGCAAATGTCCCCTGGCACTTAGCTACCCaccatgctctgcagcagccagccaaCTCTTTCTGTCTTCCGAGGGGCCCTGACCCgaccttccttcccttctctgcatGCGGTGGTCTCCCCGTGCCCCAAGTTTAAGAGTAGCGTCATGTATCTTCACTCATGCCAGAAATCATCATTGCATGAGTTGTAAAAGCTCATTTGATTGGTAGGTGGTGCTTGACTTTCCATGTTAAAAGAAGAGTACCTAAGTTTATGCTTTGAGGGCCATgctataaataatttcttcttcacaTGATTAAAAAGATTGCAAAAGGAGCCAAGTGCACAATCTGAATGCCCACAGCAGAACAACacctttaattctgttttcttaaatagaCTTGAAGAAAAACTTCTTAAATCACCCCCTATCTTTTTTTTGCCCTCAGAGCATACTCATTTCATGTAAGTGCAGATGGTCAGATGCAGCCGGTTCCTTTCCCTCCTGATGCCCTCATCGGTCCAGGAATCCCTCGCCATGCCCGTCAGATCAACACTCTGAACCACGGGGAAGTTGTGTGTGCAGTTACGATCAGCAACCCCACAAGACATGTGTACACGGGTGGGAAGGGGTGCGTCAAAGTCTGGGACATCAGCCACCCTGGCAACAAGAGCCCTGTCTCCCAGCTGGACTGTCTGGTAGGTGAACAGCAGCATACGACAGTGGAAGAAGATAGCAGGTTGTGTTAAGATTGAAATGATACTGTTAAGGTACAAAAACCAGTGGCTATTTGAGTGCTGTCATTGGTATTGAAGCTTgatatttcatttgtaattttcttgtttcttttagaaCTGAGTTTGAAGTATGTTCCTTGACGtacttgtgtttttttccccccaatgaaTCAAAATATCTTTAATATCCTAAAATTGTTTTGGTAGGGGGAAAGATCAAAGACAGCACAGCAAATATTGTTTATAAACTTTGACATTTGTTGGCAATCTTAAAGCTTGATATCCTATCATGCTAAAAATTGCTGTCTTGCAGCTGTATTCTCTGAGAATATTTAAAGATTGTGTCACATATTTTgtatctgtgtatgtgtgtgaatgCATTGCCCTGTCTTAATATGACAATTAAAAATATCCCTGAGTGTTATTCACAAATTATTGGAATGTGCTAACAAGATGAACCATTGTTAGCAGCTTTTCTCGTGTCATTTACCAGTTCTTGGTAAGATGTTGCTTCTCGTTACAGAGGCAGTAAAATGAGAACTGTGCAGCACATGTAGACATAATGAATTGCTACACAAGTTGctacacaaatgaagaaaattgcccaaatattttcctctgacaTCTCCTAGAAGGTGGCAGCAAGTCTCACTGGAACAGAGGCGGGGGGAGCATGCAGGGAATTTGGTACTCCCCCATGCCGAGAGGTTAATGTGCTGAAATAAACAGtataaaaatgtaactttctaCACAAGCTGTCGAATACAGCTATCTTGAATTGTTTTGGGCTGGGTTCAGGTCTTTGCATTTTGATGCTAATTAAGATTAAATATCTCTCACTACTGAATTTTGTAGATCAAGTTTAAGTACTTCCCTAATGTCATGTAATTTTCTGGCATTAATATACTTTATCATTGTCATAAGTATAAATGGCTCATTAAAACCAGGAGGGAATACAATACTTTTATGGATTTCTGCTCTCATGttaatgctgttttcctttcctcatgaGTAATCTCGTGATGGCTTCTGTCTCCACAGAACAGAGATAACTACATCCGTTCCTGCAGATTGCTCCCCGATGGCCGCACCCTGATTGTTGGTGGGGAAGCCAGCACGTTATCCATTTGGGACCTGGCAGCTCCAACTCCTCGCATCAAAGCAGAGCTGACATCTTCTGCTCCGGCTTGCTATGCCCTAGCTATCAGCCCCGATTCCAAGGTCTGCTTCTCTTGCTGTAGCGATGGGAACATTGCAGTGTGGGATCTGCATAACCAAACTTTAGTAAGGTAGGTTGACAGAACTGGATCATCAGGTTGTGAAGAATTAATTAGACACAGCCTTACATGTTGTTCTGCGTACATATGCTATTTTCTCTGTGGTGTCTGCATAGCTGCTTCCAGTATTTCATTGCTAGGTAATAGCCATGGTAATACCTTGACAAAGGTCTATAAATTGTTTATAGGTTTTGAGAGTTTCATAATTCCAGGACTGTTGAGCAGCCCATAACTATAATTTCCTAAGATGAGCTGGTGTTGACACTGCTGTAGGTTCTTTGAGCAgatggttttctttgtttctatgcAATACACTGCTCACACTCCAATCTCTTTAATCAGTGCTCCAGCAAGTATGTCTTGGGTAAAGATGCATGTAAATTACTGTGTTGCAAACTTAGCATCTTAGGAGTATGGGTTGCTGCTCAACGCTAACATATGCTGAGGCAGGAGCCAGTCGTACAGAGCTTCTCTGTGCACTGCACTGTGGGTATGTTGTTATATGTAATATATCAGTATTGCATGTAAAGGCAGGCTTTTACTCCCTGATGTTCCCATttagactgctttttttttttccagctttgttgGTGACTTGCAGATTCTTCTTAAACTAAGTGAATTTTGACAATCATGCTACATTCCTTTGGAGGGAGTGGGGTATTTTAGGTTGAATAGTGGGTGTCACACAGCATCAAAGATCCCTGGAGTGTCTGACTCGTAAAGTGTGCTTTTTGAAATCAAATTAGTGCTTGGATGATTGCTTCATCAATTCATCACAAAACTCACGTGGTCATCCCGGAGTTTACATTAATCTCAGATTGCTATTGGAATCTATGTTACTGTTGTCTTTAATGGCTGCATCTCAGGGACTAAAAGAAAATGGAGGTATTTTGTACACACGCTCAGAACCGACTCTTTCCAGTGTGAGAATGTGCATAtcttctttcaatattttcagGCAATTTCAGGGCCACACGGATGGAGCAAGCTGTATTGACATTTCTAATGACGGCACCAAACTATGGACGGGAGGCTTGGACAATACAGTCAGATCCTGGGATCTCAGAGAAGGGAGACAGCTACAGCAACATGACTTCACATCACAGGTTCAATCTCAGAAGCTTTGGCATgttaagaaaaatctgtcatgGTTTTCTAAAACAAgcacttttggttttgggggttttttttaaagcaaaaaaaacagGCTCAAAGAGAACTCCAAAGAATTTTTCACTTGgtgtcacactttttttttttttttatgtggcagCTAAACATCTTTCTGGATTATGACTATTTGACAGATTAGTACTTCTCCCATGAGAGTAGTGGAGAATCCCTTTTATAAAAGAATTGCCAGATTAAGGTGTTCCTGTGTGCAATCTGTTTATGTTTCTGTAGATTCTTGTTCAAAAATgtcataagaaaatatttttaaatgctgtcagaTAAGCTAGGACATTAACTTTTATAGCTTGATTCAGTGCTTCACTATTGCAGTTTTAATTGAGCTTTGTTTACATGAACTAATTTATCTTGATTACTATAGTAATTGGAttatcatgtttttaaaactgtagtAGAccaaaatgtgtttctttttatagTGTTAACAGTGTAGCAAGAGTCAGTTTTGAGTATCTCAAGCTCATTCCTTTACTGATTGAAGCATGCGCTGTGCTAATTCCAGATCTTCTCACTGGGTTATTGTCCAACTGGTGAGTGGTTGGCGGTAGGAATGGAGAACAGTAATGTCGAGGTGCTGCACGTTACTAAGCCAGACAAGTATCAGCTGCATCTTCATGAGAGCTGTGTGTTGTCACTCAAATTTGCTCACTGTGGTAAGCAAATCTTTCTATGCCAGGGTTTTCCCTCCTGAGAAATTTGTTCAAGATTACCTTTAAATTAAAGGAGGGGTATAGTTAAAAATTAGATGTGAAATTTaagtattaaaattatttaagaaattcTGTATGACTGCTTTTTTGTGTGAACTGCATATGTTGTGATCAAACATTGTAGTGCAACCAGATGAAAATGTGACTCTTCTTTGGATATGTTTTCCATTAATGTGTGAATGCATTGTTTTTATGATGAATCTGCTTCTTGGGGTGCATTCCTtggaaacaaaatgcaacaaTAACATTTAAACAATCTGTTGCAGGCAAATGGTTTGTAAGCACTGGAAAAGATAATCTTCTTAATGCCTGGAGAACACCTTATGGAGCCAGCATATTCCAGGTAATAATCTCCTAAAAGCTATTTTCCACATACATTACAGTGCAGTAGAGCTGCACATCTCAGGGTCTGTCATTAGCTTAAGgagtttttaaatggaaattcttGGCTAGTTACTATATTCCTTTAAGACTTTGTCTGAAATTGAAGAGAGATACACTTTTGTCCTTTCTAACATTTGGGTAATTTAGCTCTTACAATAAAGTAGCCCTTTAatctaaaattgtttttaataccCCTCTTTCTCACCTTCTTGTGTGTATTGCTGTAATACCCTACCCAAGTCGTGTCATTAGGTGAGCATGCACTGAAGGTCCAAAATGTAGCTAAAACAGTGAAAGTCATATTCAACACGTGTATTT encodes:
- the LOC142421709 gene encoding transducin-like enhancer protein 4 isoform X1 — encoded protein: MIRDLSKMYPQTRHPAPHQPAQPFKFTISESCDRIKEEFQFLQAQYHSLKLECEKLASEKTEMQRHYVMYYEMSYGLNIEMHKQAEIVKRLNAICAQVIPFLSQEHQQQVVQAVERAKQVTMAELNAVIGQQQLQAQHLSHGHGLPVPLTPHPSGLQPPAIPPIGSSAGLLALSSALGGQSHLPIKDEKKHHDSDHQRDRDSIKSSSVSPSASFRTAEKHRNSTDYSSDSKKQKTEEKEIAARYDSDGEKSDDNLVVDVSNEDPSSPRGSPAHSPRENGLDKTRLLKKDAPISPASIASSSSTPSSKSKELSLNEKSTTPVSKSNTPTPRTDAPTPGSNSTPGLRPVPGKPPGVDPLASGLRTPMAVPCPYPTPFGIVPHAGMNGELTSPGAAYAGLHNISPQMSAAAAAAAAAAAYGRSPVVGFDPHHHMRVPGIPPNLTGIPGGKPAYSFHVSADGQMQPVPFPPDALIGPGIPRHARQINTLNHGEVVCAVTISNPTRHVYTGGKGCVKVWDISHPGNKSPVSQLDCLNRDNYIRSCRLLPDGRTLIVGGEASTLSIWDLAAPTPRIKAELTSSAPACYALAISPDSKVCFSCCSDGNIAVWDLHNQTLVRQFQGHTDGASCIDISNDGTKLWTGGLDNTVRSWDLREGRQLQQHDFTSQIFSLGYCPTGEWLAVGMENSNVEVLHVTKPDKYQLHLHESCVLSLKFAHCGKWFVSTGKDNLLNAWRTPYGASIFQSKESSSVLSCDISVDDKYIVTGSGDKKATVYEVIY
- the LOC142421709 gene encoding transducin-like enhancer protein 4 isoform X3, whose product is MIRDLSKMYPQTRHPAPHQPAQPFKFTISESCDRIKEEFQFLQAQYHSLKLECEKLASEKTEMQRHYVMYYEMSYGLNIEMHKQAEIVKRLNAICAQVIPFLSQEHQQQVVQAVERAKQVTMAELNAVIGQQQLQAQHLSHGHGLPVPLTPHPSGLQPPAIPPIGSSAGLLALSSALGGQSHLPIKDEKKHHDSDHQRDRDSIKSSSVSPSASFRTAEKHRNSTDYSSDSKKQKTEEKEIAARYDSDGEKSDDNLVVDVSNEDPSSPRGSPAHSPRENGLDKTRLLKKDAPISPASIASSSSTPSSKSKELSLNEKSTTPVSKSNTPTPRTDAPTPGSNSTPGLRPVPGKPPGVDPLASGLRTPMAVPCPYPTPFGIVPHAGMNGELTSPGAAYAGLHNISPQMSAAAAAAAAAAAYGRSPVVGFDPHHHMRVPGIPPNLTGIPGGKPAYSFHVSADGQMQPVPFPPDALIGPGIPRHARQINTLNHGEVVCAVTISNPTRHVYTGGKGCVKVWDISHPGNKSPVSQLDCLNRDNYIRSCRLLPDGRTLIVGGEASTLSIWDLAAPTPRIKAELTSSAPACYALAISPDSKVCFSCCSDGNIAVWDLHNQTLVRQFQGHTDGASCIDISNDGTKLWTGGLDNTVRSWDLREGRQLQQHDFTSQIFSLGYCPTGEWLAVGMENSNVEVLHVTKPDKYQLHLHESCVLSLKFAHCGKWFVSTGKDNLLNAWRTPYGASIFQVDELGILEKDVQEIVKVTLNRLVVSI
- the LOC142421709 gene encoding transducin-like enhancer protein 4 isoform X2: MIRDLSKMYPQTRHPAPHQPAQPFKFTISESCDRIKEEFQFLQAQYHSLKLECEKLASEKTEMQRHYVMYYEMSYGLNIEMHKQAEIVKRLNAICAQVIPFLSQEHQQQVVQAVERAKQVTMAELNAVIGQQLQAQHLSHGHGLPVPLTPHPSGLQPPAIPPIGSSAGLLALSSALGGQSHLPIKDEKKHHDSDHQRDRDSIKSSSVSPSASFRTAEKHRNSTDYSSDSKKQKTEEKEIAARYDSDGEKSDDNLVVDVSNEDPSSPRGSPAHSPRENGLDKTRLLKKDAPISPASIASSSSTPSSKSKELSLNEKSTTPVSKSNTPTPRTDAPTPGSNSTPGLRPVPGKPPGVDPLASGLRTPMAVPCPYPTPFGIVPHAGMNGELTSPGAAYAGLHNISPQMSAAAAAAAAAAAYGRSPVVGFDPHHHMRVPGIPPNLTGIPGGKPAYSFHVSADGQMQPVPFPPDALIGPGIPRHARQINTLNHGEVVCAVTISNPTRHVYTGGKGCVKVWDISHPGNKSPVSQLDCLNRDNYIRSCRLLPDGRTLIVGGEASTLSIWDLAAPTPRIKAELTSSAPACYALAISPDSKVCFSCCSDGNIAVWDLHNQTLVRQFQGHTDGASCIDISNDGTKLWTGGLDNTVRSWDLREGRQLQQHDFTSQIFSLGYCPTGEWLAVGMENSNVEVLHVTKPDKYQLHLHESCVLSLKFAHCGKWFVSTGKDNLLNAWRTPYGASIFQSKESSSVLSCDISVDDKYIVTGSGDKKATVYEVIY
- the LOC142421709 gene encoding transducin-like enhancer protein 4 isoform X4 yields the protein MIRDLSKMYPQTRHPAPHQPAQPFKFTISESCDRIKEEFQFLQAQYHSLKLECEKLASEKTEMQRHYVMYYEMSYGLNIEMHKQAEIVKRLNAICAQVIPFLSQEQQQLQAQHLSHGHGLPVPLTPHPSGLQPPAIPPIGSSAGLLALSSALGGQSHLPIKDEKKHHDSDHQRDRDSIKSSSVSPSASFRTAEKHRNSTDYSSDSKKQKTEEKEIAARYDSDGEKSDDNLVVDVSNEDPSSPRGSPAHSPRENGLDKTRLLKKDAPISPASIASSSSTPSSKSKELSLNEKSTTPVSKSNTPTPRTDAPTPGSNSTPGLRPVPGKPPGVDPLASGLRTPMAVPCPYPTPFGIVPHAGMNGELTSPGAAYAGLHNISPQMSAAAAAAAAAAAYGRSPVVGFDPHHHMRVPGIPPNLTGIPGGKPAYSFHVSADGQMQPVPFPPDALIGPGIPRHARQINTLNHGEVVCAVTISNPTRHVYTGGKGCVKVWDISHPGNKSPVSQLDCLNRDNYIRSCRLLPDGRTLIVGGEASTLSIWDLAAPTPRIKAELTSSAPACYALAISPDSKVCFSCCSDGNIAVWDLHNQTLVRQFQGHTDGASCIDISNDGTKLWTGGLDNTVRSWDLREGRQLQQHDFTSQIFSLGYCPTGEWLAVGMENSNVEVLHVTKPDKYQLHLHESCVLSLKFAHCGKWFVSTGKDNLLNAWRTPYGASIFQSKESSSVLSCDISVDDKYIVTGSGDKKATVYEVIY
- the LOC142421709 gene encoding transducin-like enhancer protein 4 isoform X5, whose translation is MIRDLSKMYPQTRHPAPHQPAQPFKFTISESCDRIKEEFQFLQAQYHSLKLECEKLASEKTEMQRHYVMYYEMSYGLNIEMHKQAEIVKRLNAICAQVIPFLSQEHQQQVVQAVERAKQVTMAELNAVIGQQQLQAQHLSHGHGLPVPLTPHPSGLQPPAIPPIGSSAGLLALSSALGGQSHLPIKDEKKHHDSDHQRDRDSIKSSSVSPSASFRTAEKHRNSTDYSSDSKKQKTEEKEIAARYDSDGEKSDDNLVVDVSNENEKSTTPVSKSNTPTPRTDAPTPGSNSTPGLRPVPGKPPGVDPLASGLRTPMAVPCPYPTPFGIVPHAGMNGELTSPGAAYAGLHNISPQMSAAAAAAAAAAAYGRSPVVGFDPHHHMRVPGIPPNLTGIPGGKPAYSFHVSADGQMQPVPFPPDALIGPGIPRHARQINTLNHGEVVCAVTISNPTRHVYTGGKGCVKVWDISHPGNKSPVSQLDCLNRDNYIRSCRLLPDGRTLIVGGEASTLSIWDLAAPTPRIKAELTSSAPACYALAISPDSKVCFSCCSDGNIAVWDLHNQTLVRQFQGHTDGASCIDISNDGTKLWTGGLDNTVRSWDLREGRQLQQHDFTSQIFSLGYCPTGEWLAVGMENSNVEVLHVTKPDKYQLHLHESCVLSLKFAHCGKWFVSTGKDNLLNAWRTPYGASIFQSKESSSVLSCDISVDDKYIVTGSGDKKATVYEVIY